The Candidatus Dechloromonas phosphoritropha genome includes a region encoding these proteins:
- the ilvD gene encoding dihydroxy-acid dehydratase → MPDYRSRTSTHGRNMAGARALWRATGMKDGDFGKPIIAVVNSFTQFVPGHVHLKDMGQLVAREIEAAGGIAKEFNTIAIDDGIAMGHGGMLYSLPSRDLIADSVEYMVNGHCADAMVCISNCDKITPGMLMAAMRLNIPAVFVSGGPMEAGKVKIQGQVIHLDLVDAMVKAADAAVSDADLAEIERSACPTCGSCSGMFTANSMNCLTEVLGLSLPGNGTVVATHADRKELFLRAGRQVVELCRRYYEQDDASVLPRSIATFQAFENAMTLDVAMGGSTNTVLHILAAAQEAGVDFTMADIDRISRKVPCLCKVAPMTDKYHIEDVHRAGGIMGILGELERAGLLHRDVPTVHESTLGAAIDHWDVVRNDDAKLREFFRAAPGGVPTQVAFSQDRRFSELDLDRIKGCIRSKDSAYSQEGGLAVLHGNIALDGCIVKTAGVDELIWKFTGKARVFESQDAAVDAILADKIVAGDIVVIRYEGPRGGPGMQEMLYPTSYLKSKGLGKECALLTDGRFSGGTSGLSIGHASPEAADGGAIGLVEEGDTIEIDIPNRRIHLAVSDSELARRRAAMEAKGDAAWQPASRERFVSAALQAYALMATSADKGAVRDVTQIQRRK, encoded by the coding sequence ATGCCTGATTACCGCTCCCGCACCTCCACCCACGGCCGCAACATGGCCGGTGCCCGCGCCTTGTGGCGTGCGACCGGCATGAAGGACGGTGATTTCGGCAAGCCGATCATCGCCGTCGTCAACTCGTTCACGCAGTTCGTACCGGGCCACGTGCACCTCAAGGACATGGGTCAGCTGGTGGCGCGCGAAATCGAGGCGGCCGGTGGCATCGCCAAGGAATTCAACACAATCGCCATCGACGACGGCATCGCGATGGGCCACGGCGGCATGCTCTATTCGCTGCCATCGCGCGACCTGATCGCCGACTCGGTCGAATACATGGTCAACGGCCACTGTGCCGACGCCATGGTCTGTATTTCCAACTGCGACAAGATCACCCCGGGCATGCTGATGGCTGCGATGCGCCTCAACATTCCGGCCGTGTTCGTTTCCGGCGGCCCGATGGAAGCCGGCAAGGTCAAGATCCAGGGCCAGGTCATCCATCTTGACCTTGTCGATGCCATGGTCAAGGCTGCCGATGCCGCAGTCTCTGACGCCGACCTCGCCGAAATCGAGCGTTCGGCCTGCCCGACCTGTGGCTCGTGTTCGGGCATGTTCACCGCCAACTCGATGAATTGCCTGACCGAGGTGCTCGGCCTCTCGCTGCCCGGCAATGGCACCGTGGTCGCTACTCATGCCGACCGCAAGGAACTCTTTCTACGGGCCGGTCGTCAGGTGGTTGAACTCTGTCGCCGCTACTACGAACAAGATGATGCCTCGGTGCTGCCGCGTTCGATCGCTACCTTCCAGGCTTTCGAAAACGCGATGACGCTTGACGTCGCGATGGGCGGTTCGACCAACACTGTACTGCACATTCTTGCCGCCGCGCAGGAAGCCGGGGTCGATTTCACGATGGCTGACATCGACCGCATTTCGCGCAAGGTGCCGTGCCTGTGCAAGGTGGCGCCGATGACCGACAAGTACCATATCGAGGACGTCCATCGCGCCGGCGGCATCATGGGCATTCTCGGCGAGCTGGAACGGGCCGGGCTGCTGCACCGCGACGTGCCAACCGTGCACGAATCAACCCTTGGCGCTGCGATCGATCACTGGGATGTGGTGCGCAATGACGACGCCAAACTCCGGGAGTTCTTCCGCGCTGCGCCGGGCGGCGTACCGACCCAGGTCGCCTTCTCGCAGGATCGCCGCTTCAGCGAACTGGACCTCGATCGCATCAAGGGCTGCATCCGCAGCAAGGACAGCGCCTACTCGCAAGAAGGTGGGTTGGCGGTGCTGCACGGCAATATCGCGCTTGATGGCTGCATCGTCAAGACGGCCGGCGTTGATGAGTTGATCTGGAAATTCACCGGCAAGGCACGTGTCTTCGAAAGCCAGGATGCTGCGGTCGACGCCATTTTGGCCGATAAAATTGTTGCCGGCGACATCGTCGTGATTCGTTACGAAGGCCCGAGGGGTGGTCCCGGCATGCAGGAAATGCTCTACCCGACCTCCTACCTGAAATCGAAAGGCCTGGGCAAGGAATGCGCCCTGCTCACCGACGGGCGCTTTTCGGGTGGCACCTCGGGCCTGTCCATCGGCCATGCTTCGCCCGAGGCGGCCGATGGCGGCGCCATCGGACTGGTCGAGGAGGGCGATACCATCGAGATTGACATCCCGAATCGGCGCATTCACCTGGCCGTCAGTGACAGCGAACTGGCGCGCCGCCGTGCCGCCATGGAGGCCAAGGGCGATGCCGCCTGGCAACCGGCAAGCCGTGAACGTTTCGTTTCCGCTGCCCTGCAGGCCTATGCCTTGATGGCGACCTCGGCAGACAAGGGTGCGGTGCGCGACGTGACGCAGATCCAGCGCCGCAAGTAA
- a CDS encoding prolipoprotein diacylglyceryl transferase has protein sequence MLLHPQFDPVAFSLGPLSVRWYGLMYLVAFVQFIALGRYRIKTRPGLLTVEQLDDLLFYGMLGVIVGGRLGQVLFYEPAYYLAHPLEIFAVWKGGMAFHGGFLGVLVAMGLWSRKHSIAWFDITDFIAPLVPLGLAAGRVGNFINGELWGRVADPSLPWAMIFPQAGDMQPRHPSQLYHVGLEGIALFVILWLYSSRPRPRAAVSGAFLIGYGAFRFITEFFREPDHGIFGQSYTVSMGQWLSLPMILIGIAMLLLAYRRKSL, from the coding sequence ATGCTTCTCCACCCGCAGTTCGATCCCGTCGCCTTTTCGCTCGGCCCGCTCTCGGTGCGCTGGTATGGTTTGATGTACCTCGTCGCCTTCGTCCAATTCATCGCGCTCGGCCGCTACCGGATCAAGACCCGGCCGGGCTTGCTGACCGTCGAACAGCTGGACGACCTGCTGTTCTACGGCATGCTCGGCGTGATCGTCGGCGGCCGCTTGGGGCAGGTGCTGTTTTACGAACCTGCCTATTACCTCGCCCATCCGCTGGAAATATTCGCTGTCTGGAAAGGTGGCATGGCTTTTCATGGCGGGTTTCTCGGCGTGCTGGTTGCCATGGGTCTGTGGTCGCGCAAGCACAGCATCGCCTGGTTCGACATCACCGATTTCATCGCGCCGCTGGTGCCGCTCGGGCTGGCTGCCGGGCGGGTCGGCAATTTTATCAATGGTGAGTTGTGGGGCCGCGTCGCTGACCCGAGCCTGCCGTGGGCGATGATTTTCCCGCAAGCCGGCGACATGCAGCCGCGCCATCCGTCGCAGCTTTACCATGTCGGACTGGAAGGTATTGCCCTCTTCGTCATTCTCTGGCTTTACAGCAGTCGACCGCGACCGCGCGCCGCCGTGTCAGGGGCTTTCCTGATCGGCTATGGCGCTTTCCGCTTCATCACCGAATTCTTCCGCGAACCGGATCACGGCATTTTTGGCCAGTCGTACACGGTCAGTATGGGCCAGTGGCTGTCGCTGCCAATGATCCTGATCGGCATCGCCATGCTGCTGCTGGCATACCGCCGGAAATCCCTATAA
- a CDS encoding VOC family protein has product MTRPFKVLGIQQIAIGGPSKEKLRTLWVDMFGLEVTSTFISERENVDEDICAMGSGPFKVEVDLMQPVDPEKKPAVHTTPLNHVGLWIDDLPKAVEWLSANGVRFAPGGIRKGAAGFDITFLHPKGNEEFPIGGEGVLIELVQAPPEVVSAFAKLAAG; this is encoded by the coding sequence ATGACACGCCCATTCAAGGTTCTCGGCATTCAGCAAATCGCCATCGGCGGCCCGTCCAAGGAAAAACTGCGCACGTTGTGGGTCGACATGTTCGGCCTCGAAGTCACCAGCACCTTCATCTCCGAGCGCGAGAATGTCGACGAGGACATCTGCGCGATGGGCAGCGGCCCGTTCAAGGTCGAGGTCGACCTGATGCAGCCGGTCGACCCTGAAAAGAAGCCGGCGGTGCACACGACGCCGCTCAACCACGTCGGACTGTGGATCGACGACCTGCCGAAGGCCGTCGAATGGCTGTCGGCCAATGGCGTGCGTTTCGCGCCGGGCGGCATCCGCAAGGGCGCCGCCGGGTTCGACATCACCTTCCTGCACCCGAAGGGCAACGAAGAATTCCCGATCGGCGGCGAAGGCGTGCTGATCGAACTGGTGCAGGCACCGCCGGAAGTCGTTTCAGCCTTCGCCAAGCTGGCTGCGGGCTGA
- the htpX gene encoding protease HtpX, whose amino-acid sequence MKRVVLFLVTNLAIMLVLGLVSSLLGVDQFLTANGLNLGMLLAFAAVIGFGGSFISLLMSKTMAKWSTGARVIESPASSTEVWLVDTVARLAKNANLPMPEVAIYEGEPNAFATGATRNSSLVAVSTGLLQGMTREEAEAVLAHEVSHVANGDMVTLTLIQGVVNTFVVFLSRVVGYLVDSFLRRGSDSNSGPGIGYFVASMVSQVLFGVLASIIVAWFSRQREFRADAGAAQLMGSPTPMQNALRRLGNLHTEPLPQSMAASGIAGGPGLMSLLATHPPLEERIAALGKA is encoded by the coding sequence ATGAAACGTGTCGTACTTTTTCTTGTTACCAACCTTGCCATAATGCTGGTCCTTGGTCTGGTCAGCAGCCTGCTCGGCGTCGATCAGTTCCTGACGGCAAATGGCCTCAATCTTGGCATGCTGCTGGCCTTTGCGGCGGTGATTGGTTTCGGCGGCTCCTTCATTTCGCTGCTGATGTCGAAGACGATGGCGAAATGGAGTACCGGCGCCCGCGTCATCGAATCCCCGGCCAGTTCGACCGAGGTGTGGCTGGTCGATACGGTCGCCCGCCTGGCCAAGAATGCCAATCTGCCGATGCCGGAAGTCGCCATTTACGAAGGCGAGCCGAATGCCTTCGCGACCGGCGCGACGCGCAACAGTTCGCTGGTTGCGGTATCGACTGGCCTCTTGCAAGGTATGACGCGTGAGGAAGCCGAAGCCGTGCTGGCGCATGAAGTGTCGCACGTCGCCAACGGCGACATGGTGACGCTGACGCTGATCCAGGGCGTCGTCAATACCTTCGTCGTCTTTCTGTCGCGCGTCGTCGGCTACCTCGTCGATTCGTTCCTGCGGCGTGGTTCCGACAGCAACAGCGGTCCGGGAATCGGCTATTTCGTCGCCAGCATGGTCAGCCAGGTCTTGTTCGGCGTCCTCGCCAGCATTATCGTCGCCTGGTTTTCGCGGCAGCGCGAATTTCGCGCCGATGCCGGTGCCGCACAACTGATGGGCAGTCCGACACCGATGCAGAATGCGCTACGCCGCCTGGGCAACCTGCATACCGAACCGTTGCCACAGAGCATGGCAGCCTCGGGCATCGCCGGCGGGCCGGGCTTGATGTCGCTGCTGGCGACGCACCCGCCGCTCGAAGAGCGTATCGCGGCGCTCGGCAAGGCTTGA
- a CDS encoding LysR family transcriptional regulator: MSNLNYKHLHYFWVVAHEGSMTRAAERLGVAVQTISGQLSLLERNLGKALFVSQGRGLILSDAGRAALGYADQIFQLGEALQEAVRMKDNGNALRLRTGISDGIPKLLAYRLLASVLAMPEDVRLICSEGGFEPLLAELALHHLDLVLTDRPAPVGGNLKVFSTHLGEFSAGLFGSAALVERYIDGYPQSLNAAPLFLPTRQSALRGRIDRWIESNDIRPRIIGEFQDSALLTTFGRAGLGLFPAPLALTDQIAEQLTARPLGAMTGVSEQIYAISNERRIRHPAIEVLCSSSPSFPDTSSLPEDALRQAALPQV, translated from the coding sequence ATGTCTAACCTCAACTACAAGCATCTCCACTACTTTTGGGTTGTCGCCCACGAAGGCAGCATGACCCGCGCCGCCGAGCGCCTCGGCGTCGCGGTGCAGACCATCAGCGGCCAGCTTTCGCTGCTTGAGCGCAACCTGGGCAAGGCGCTGTTCGTCAGCCAGGGACGCGGCCTGATCTTGAGCGACGCCGGGCGCGCCGCTCTGGGCTACGCCGACCAGATCTTCCAGCTTGGCGAGGCCCTTCAGGAAGCCGTGCGGATGAAGGACAACGGCAACGCACTGCGCCTGCGCACGGGCATTTCCGACGGCATTCCCAAACTCTTGGCCTACCGCCTGCTGGCTTCCGTCCTCGCGATGCCGGAGGATGTGCGCCTGATCTGCAGCGAAGGTGGTTTCGAGCCACTCCTCGCCGAACTGGCGCTGCACCATCTCGACCTGGTGCTCACCGACAGACCGGCGCCGGTGGGTGGCAACCTCAAGGTTTTCAGTACTCACCTTGGCGAATTCTCCGCCGGGCTGTTTGGCAGCGCCGCGCTGGTCGAGCGTTACATCGATGGCTATCCGCAAAGCCTGAACGCCGCTCCCTTGTTCCTGCCCACCCGCCAGAGCGCCTTGCGCGGCCGGATCGACCGCTGGATCGAAAGCAACGACATCCGGCCGCGCATCATCGGTGAGTTCCAGGACAGCGCCCTGCTGACCACCTTCGGCCGCGCCGGCCTCGGACTCTTTCCGGCGCCGCTGGCGCTCACCGACCAGATCGCCGAGCAACTCACCGCCCGCCCCCTCGGCGCAATGACCGGGGTCAGTGAGCAGATTTACGCCATTTCCAACGAACGACGAATTCGCCATCCCGCCATCGAGGTCCTTTGCTCGTCGTCGCCGAGTTTTCCCGATACATCTTCCCTGCCTGAAGACGCTCTCCGGCAGGCCGCCCTGCCGCAGGTATAA
- a CDS encoding D-alanyl-D-alanine carboxypeptidase has translation MFTFRKFIALASFLALTGQALAQQLPVPPTLAARSWLLLEMGSGQVLTTERPDERIEPASLTKLMTAYLTFAALHQKTIALDTPVTVSQRAWKTGGSKMFIQVETQVPVEDLIKGMIVQSGNDACVALAEVIAGSEENFAQMMNREAKRLGLNSSSFANSTGLPDPQLYTTARDLATLASALIRDFPEEYRKYYSMKEFRYNNITQPNRNRLLWIDSTVDGVKTGHTEAAGYCLISSSLRDKRRLLSVVLGAKSSSMRASESLKLLNWGFQSYDSVTLVAKDSPVATLRVWKGTQPNVKAGFGNDFSISVPRGYADKVKSEFTPEPRLIAPIEVGQKLGTLKVTIDGKVYGEYPVPALEGIPRAGILGRTLDTMRLWFN, from the coding sequence ATGTTCACGTTTCGTAAATTCATCGCACTCGCGTCATTCTTGGCGCTGACTGGCCAGGCGCTGGCCCAGCAGCTTCCCGTCCCGCCCACACTTGCCGCCAGGTCGTGGCTCCTGCTGGAAATGGGCTCCGGCCAGGTGTTGACAACGGAAAGACCCGACGAAAGGATCGAACCCGCGTCGCTGACCAAGCTGATGACCGCCTACCTGACCTTCGCCGCGCTGCACCAGAAGACCATCGCCCTCGATACCCCGGTCACGGTTTCGCAAAGGGCATGGAAAACCGGCGGCTCCAAGATGTTCATTCAGGTCGAGACTCAGGTTCCGGTCGAAGATCTGATCAAGGGCATGATCGTCCAGTCGGGCAACGATGCCTGCGTCGCGCTGGCTGAGGTGATCGCCGGCAGCGAGGAGAATTTCGCGCAGATGATGAACCGCGAGGCCAAGCGCCTCGGCCTGAACTCGTCGAGTTTTGCCAACTCGACCGGCCTGCCCGACCCGCAGCTCTACACCACGGCGCGCGACCTGGCGACGCTGGCCAGCGCCCTGATTCGCGACTTCCCCGAGGAGTACCGGAAGTACTACTCGATGAAGGAGTTCCGCTACAACAACATCACCCAGCCCAATCGCAACCGCCTGCTGTGGATAGATTCGACGGTCGATGGCGTCAAGACCGGCCATACCGAGGCGGCCGGCTATTGCCTTATCTCCTCTTCACTGCGCGACAAGCGCCGCCTGCTTTCGGTCGTTCTCGGCGCCAAGTCCAGCTCGATGCGCGCCAGCGAGTCACTGAAGCTGCTCAACTGGGGCTTCCAGTCCTACGACTCGGTCACGCTGGTTGCCAAGGATTCACCGGTGGCCACGCTGCGCGTCTGGAAGGGCACACAGCCCAACGTCAAGGCCGGTTTTGGCAACGATTTCTCGATTTCCGTTCCCCGGGGCTATGCCGACAAGGTCAAGAGCGAATTTACGCCCGAACCGCGCCTGATCGCACCGATCGAGGTCGGCCAGAAGCTCGGCACGCTCAAGGTCACGATCGACGGCAAGGTCTATGGCGAATATCCGGTGCCGGCGCTTGAAGGCATCCCGCGCGCCGGCATTCTCGGTCGCACGCTGGATACCATGAGACTGTGGTTCAACTGA
- a CDS encoding D-amino acid aminotransferase: MTPYVADTVYLNGQFLPLAEAGISPLDRGFLYGDGVYELIPVYSRRPFRLDEHLTRLQATLDGIHLANPLDVDGWKAVVGQLIVSAPWEDQSIYLQVTRGADNKRDHAFPPTTVRPTAFAFTSPLVTTPAEVRAKGVAAITVADDRWAHCNLKVISLLANILARQQAVEVGCAEALLIRDGWLKEGAASNIFVAKNGVLLAPPKTSFMLPGITYDIVIELAERHGQPLEVREIHENELRAADEVWMTSSTKEVLAITTLDGKPVGSGPAAGKPGPLGERMWQWYQDFKNTVMRKD; encoded by the coding sequence ATGACTCCCTACGTCGCCGACACGGTCTATCTCAATGGCCAGTTCCTGCCGCTCGCCGAAGCCGGCATTTCGCCGCTCGACCGCGGCTTTCTCTATGGCGACGGGGTCTATGAACTGATCCCCGTCTATTCCCGCCGCCCGTTCCGCCTCGACGAGCACCTGACACGCCTGCAGGCGACGCTGGACGGCATCCATCTCGCCAACCCGCTCGACGTCGACGGCTGGAAAGCCGTGGTCGGGCAATTGATCGTCAGTGCACCGTGGGAGGACCAGTCGATCTACCTGCAAGTCACGCGCGGCGCCGATAACAAGCGCGACCACGCCTTCCCGCCGACCACTGTCCGCCCGACCGCCTTCGCCTTCACTTCGCCGCTGGTCACCACGCCGGCCGAGGTGCGCGCCAAGGGTGTCGCCGCGATCACCGTCGCCGACGACCGCTGGGCGCACTGCAATCTCAAGGTCATCTCGCTGCTCGCCAACATCCTCGCCCGGCAACAGGCGGTCGAGGTCGGCTGTGCCGAAGCCCTACTGATCCGCGACGGCTGGCTCAAAGAAGGTGCTGCCTCGAACATTTTCGTCGCCAAAAACGGCGTGCTGCTCGCCCCGCCCAAGACCTCGTTCATGCTGCCTGGCATTACCTACGACATAGTCATTGAACTGGCCGAGCGTCACGGTCAACCGCTGGAAGTGCGCGAAATTCACGAAAATGAACTTCGCGCTGCCGACGAGGTCTGGATGACCTCATCGACCAAGGAAGTTCTCGCCATCACCACACTCGACGGTAAGCCGGTCGGCAGCGGGCCGGCGGCCGGCAAGCCCGGCCCGCTCGGCGAACGGATGTGGCAGTGGTATCAGGATTTCAAGAACACGGTAATGCGCAAAGACTGA
- a CDS encoding DUF493 domain-containing protein → MASYKDTLLEFPCAFPLKIMGKAEDEFAQAVLEVVTRHAPDFDGTRMEMRASSGGNYLSLTCTVVATSKPQLDALYTDLSSHPLVKVVL, encoded by the coding sequence ATGGCTTCGTACAAGGACACGCTGCTCGAATTCCCCTGCGCCTTTCCCCTGAAGATCATGGGCAAGGCGGAGGATGAGTTCGCCCAAGCCGTTCTCGAGGTCGTCACCCGCCACGCCCCGGATTTCGACGGCACCCGCATGGAAATGCGCGCCAGCTCCGGCGGCAACTACTTGAGCCTGACGTGCACCGTGGTCGCCACCTCGAAGCCGCAACTCGACGCACTGTACACAGACCTGAGTTCGCACCCGCTGGTCAAAGTAGTCCTTTAA
- the lipB gene encoding lipoyl(octanoyl) transferase LipB, with protein sequence MEVHRLGRVEYEPTWRAMQEFTLRRTPESADELWVVEHPPVYTLGQAGKPEHILHEVGIPIVKIDRGGQVTYHGPGQVVIYLLLDLQRLKLKVRELVTAIEQALIDFLADQGVTAERRAGAPGVYVGVAKIAALGLKIKNGCSYHGLSLNVDMDLSPFAAINPCGYAGLAVTQTSDLGIPLTPDQAGELLCHHLQQQLDKSHG encoded by the coding sequence ATGGAAGTTCACCGTCTGGGCCGGGTCGAGTACGAACCAACCTGGCGCGCGATGCAGGAATTCACGCTGCGCCGGACGCCGGAAAGCGCTGACGAACTGTGGGTCGTCGAACACCCGCCGGTCTACACGCTGGGCCAGGCCGGCAAACCCGAGCATATCCTGCACGAAGTCGGCATCCCCATCGTCAAGATCGACCGAGGTGGCCAGGTGACGTACCACGGCCCCGGCCAGGTCGTGATCTATCTGCTGCTCGACCTGCAGCGCCTGAAGCTCAAGGTGCGCGAACTGGTCACGGCGATCGAGCAGGCGCTCATCGATTTTCTTGCCGACCAGGGCGTCACGGCCGAACGGCGCGCCGGCGCCCCCGGCGTCTATGTCGGCGTGGCAAAAATCGCCGCCCTGGGCCTCAAGATCAAGAACGGTTGCAGCTATCACGGCCTGTCGCTCAATGTCGACATGGATCTCTCCCCCTTTGCCGCAATCAACCCCTGCGGCTATGCCGGCCTCGCCGTCACGCAGACCAGCGATCTCGGTATCCCGCTCACTCCCGATCAGGCTGGCGAACTTCTCTGCCACCACCTGCAGCAACAACTGGACAAATCACATGGCTGA
- the lipA gene encoding lipoyl synthase — translation MAENTGSARQKGVKQKGELKTARIPIKIVPIDAPLKKPEWIRVKAGNSAGRFGEIKSMLRERKLHTVCEEATCPNIGECFGRGTATFMILGDICTRRCPFCDVGHGVPLPSNPDEPRQLAESVAALKLKYVVITSVDRDDLRDGGAQHFVDVIRNVRELSPATTIETLVPDFRGRMEIALDVLGQALPDVLNHNLETVPRLYKQARPGADYKHSLEFLRQFKARYPEVSSKSGLMVGLGETDEEILEVMRDLRAHGVEMLTIGQYLAPSGHHLPVTRYVHPDTFKMFEDEAQKMGFTGAACAPMVRSSYWADQQAHSAGVA, via the coding sequence ATGGCTGAAAATACCGGCAGCGCCAGGCAAAAAGGCGTCAAACAGAAGGGCGAACTGAAAACGGCGCGCATCCCGATCAAGATTGTGCCGATCGACGCACCGCTGAAAAAGCCAGAGTGGATTCGCGTCAAGGCCGGTAACAGCGCCGGGCGCTTCGGCGAAATCAAGTCCATGCTGCGCGAGCGTAAGCTGCACACCGTCTGTGAGGAAGCCACCTGCCCCAATATCGGCGAATGCTTCGGGCGCGGCACCGCCACCTTCATGATCCTCGGCGACATCTGCACCCGCCGTTGCCCGTTCTGTGACGTCGGTCATGGGGTACCCCTGCCGTCCAACCCGGACGAACCGCGCCAACTGGCTGAATCGGTCGCCGCGCTCAAGCTCAAATATGTGGTCATTACCAGCGTCGACCGCGACGATCTGCGTGACGGAGGCGCCCAGCACTTCGTCGACGTCATCCGCAATGTGCGCGAACTGTCACCGGCCACCACCATCGAAACACTGGTGCCCGATTTCCGCGGGCGCATGGAAATTGCCCTTGACGTGCTCGGCCAGGCCCTGCCCGATGTTCTCAACCACAATCTTGAAACCGTGCCGCGCCTTTACAAGCAGGCGCGCCCCGGTGCCGACTACAAGCACTCGCTTGAATTTCTCAGGCAGTTCAAGGCACGCTACCCCGAGGTTTCAAGCAAATCCGGCCTGATGGTCGGCCTTGGCGAAACCGACGAAGAAATTCTCGAAGTCATGCGCGACCTGCGCGCCCATGGTGTCGAAATGCTGACCATCGGCCAGTACCTCGCGCCGAGCGGCCATCACCTGCCGGTCACGCGCTACGTCCACCCCGACACCTTCAAAATGTTCGAGGACGAAGCCCAAAAAATGGGCTTCACCGGCGCCGCCTGCGCGCCGATGGTCAGATCAAGCTACTGGGCAGACCAACAGGCACACAGCGCCGGCGTCGCCTGA
- a CDS encoding 4-hydroxybutyrate CoA-transferase: MSVQSIYQQKRMSAADAVRIVRNGETIVVPTAVGEPPTLLKALSEQRRDFHNVTVAQILALRKFDYFDLETVEHIRHEAYFFSGASRAGGQEGWIDYIPAYFSELPGLIARNMIPVDVVFTMVSAMDDHGFFSLSLGTDYTMAAIEKARAVVLEVNPNVPFANGNCHVHISQVAALCESDDPIFEVGLPKIGPVQEAIGKYVADMIPDGATLQIGYGGIPDAVVMQLTDKRDLGIHTEMVGDGIMTLVEAGVITNRRKNYHHGKMLATFALGSKKLYQFMNRNPALEMHPVDFTNDPCLAGQNDNLHAVNATMQVDFMGQCGSESLGYTPYSGTGGQSDFVRAANRSNGGKSFIVLPSTAKNDTISRIVPTLEPGTHVSTGKNDINYVVTEYGVAQLRGKTAKQRCQALIGIAHPDFRGELRDMAKKMKLL, from the coding sequence ATGTCAGTACAGAGCATCTATCAGCAAAAGCGCATGTCTGCCGCCGACGCGGTCCGTATCGTCCGGAACGGCGAAACCATTGTCGTCCCGACAGCCGTCGGTGAGCCGCCGACCCTGTTGAAGGCGTTATCCGAGCAGCGGCGCGATTTCCACAATGTCACGGTGGCGCAGATTCTGGCGCTGCGCAAGTTCGACTATTTCGACCTGGAAACGGTGGAGCATATTCGCCACGAGGCGTACTTCTTCAGCGGTGCATCGCGCGCCGGTGGCCAGGAGGGCTGGATCGACTACATCCCGGCGTATTTCTCCGAACTGCCGGGTCTGATCGCGCGCAACATGATCCCGGTGGATGTCGTATTTACGATGGTCTCGGCAATGGACGACCACGGTTTCTTCTCGCTTTCGCTGGGGACCGACTACACCATGGCGGCGATCGAGAAGGCGCGTGCGGTGGTTCTCGAGGTCAATCCCAACGTTCCCTTCGCCAACGGCAACTGCCATGTCCACATCAGCCAGGTTGCCGCGCTCTGTGAGAGCGACGATCCCATCTTCGAGGTCGGGTTGCCGAAGATCGGGCCGGTGCAGGAAGCCATCGGCAAGTACGTCGCCGACATGATTCCAGACGGTGCGACGCTGCAGATCGGCTACGGTGGCATCCCCGATGCCGTGGTTATGCAACTCACCGACAAGCGTGACCTTGGCATCCATACCGAGATGGTCGGCGACGGCATCATGACGCTGGTTGAGGCTGGCGTCATCACCAACCGCAGGAAGAACTACCACCACGGGAAGATGCTGGCGACCTTCGCGCTCGGCTCGAAGAAGCTCTACCAGTTCATGAACCGCAACCCGGCGCTCGAGATGCACCCGGTCGATTTCACCAACGATCCGTGCCTGGCGGGCCAGAACGATAACCTGCATGCGGTCAACGCGACGATGCAGGTCGATTTCATGGGCCAGTGCGGTTCCGAGAGTCTAGGCTACACGCCCTATTCGGGCACCGGCGGCCAGTCCGATTTTGTGCGGGCCGCCAATCGTTCCAACGGCGGCAAGTCCTTCATCGTCCTGCCGTCGACCGCCAAGAACGACACCATCTCGCGCATCGTGCCGACGCTCGAGCCCGGCACGCATGTATCGACCGGCAAGAACGACATCAACTATGTGGTCACCGAGTACGGCGTCGCGCAGTTGCGCGGCAAGACGGCCAAGCAGCGCTGTCAGGCCCTGATCGGTATCGCCCATCCCGATTTTCGCGGTGAACTGCGGGACATGGCGAAAAAGATGAAACTGCTCTGA